Proteins encoded in a region of the Oncorhynchus clarkii lewisi isolate Uvic-CL-2024 chromosome 18, UVic_Ocla_1.0, whole genome shotgun sequence genome:
- the LOC139373778 gene encoding ankyrin repeat and SOCS box protein 4, which produces MSMSVRVSLILSTIHDIIRRCLHALVRAVVTPEEEKGRWAMEELLTPRQQTARQIKARFLEALQTNNVTEVLEILYTTNLDIDTVLEVEDKRMILASYKQGFWLPDYKLECSWAMALHVCVMYNYLETALVLLQKGAAVNRKPNGKTPLHVACTVAHGDCVALLLGHGARVNSLSLSGHTPLHYCITKESVDCAKQLILNGGNVNKPSQSKDEDTPLHTAARLGIPELVALYISHGAQVDAVNSLQETPLITAAFWALDIREQTYSEDHHLVCRILLDHGADPNLYEDDYKTALHKASWNCDHVLMQMLLEAGADTTTMDINGCEPIQYVLKVTSVRPMAIPELCYQLLLNFGAPRVYPPQFHKVLQACHECPNAVEVMMNSYERIKPTNKWRSSIPEASYKQHEEFYESMFAVCSNTPRCLMHLARCAVRRAMENRCHTGVGTLPLPPPIQRYLLLEPEGTFY; this is translated from the exons atgtcTATGTCTGTCCGTGTAAGCCTAATACTATCCACTATTCATGACATCATCAGAAGGTGCCTCCATGCCTTGGTGAGAGCAGTAGTAACaccagaagaagagaagggacGGTGGGCCATGGAGGAGCTGCTGACCCCCAGACAACAGACTGCTAGGCAGATCAAGGCCCGTTTCCTGGAGGCCCTACAGACCAACAACGTAACGGAGGTCCTGGAGATACTGTACACCACCAACCTGGACATCGACACTGTGCTGGAGGTGGAGGACAAACGCATGATCCTGGCCTCATACAAGCAAG GTTTCTGGTTGCCAGACTACAAGCTAGAGTGTTCTTGGGCGATGGCCCTCCACGTCTGTGTAATGTACAACTACCTGGAGACAGCTCTGGTGCTGCTGCAGAAGGGGGCGGCGGTTAACAGGAAGCCCAATGGGAAGACCCCTCTTCACGTGGCCTGTACTGTCGCCCACGGCGACTGTGTGGCCCTGTTATTGGGCCACGGGGCGAGGGTCAACAGCCTGTCTCTGAGtggacacacaccactacactactgtaTAACTAAAGAGTCTGTGGACTGTGCCAAGCAACTCATCCTTAATG gGGGCAATGTGAACAAGCCCAGTCAGAGCAAAGACGAGGACACACCTTTACACACCGCAGCCCGCCTGGGAATCCCTGAGCTGGTGGCTCTCTACATCTCCCACGGGGCCCAGGTGGACGCGGTCAACTCCCTCCAGGAGACGCCCCTGATCACTGCAGCCTTCTGGGCCCTGGACATCCGTGAACAGACCTACAGCGAGGACCACCACCTGGTCTGCCGCATTCTGCTGGACCACGGCGCAG ACCCTAACCTGTATGAAGACGACTATAAGACAGCCCTGCACAAGGCCTCCTGGAACTGTGACCACGTGCTGATGCAGATGCTGCTGGAGGCGGGGGCGGACACTACGACCATGGACATCAACGGCTGTGAACCCATCCAGTATGTCCTGAAGGTCACCTCTGTCAGGCCCATGGCCATCCCTGAGCTCTGTTACCAGCTGCTGCTCAATTTTGGAGCTCCACGGGTCTACCCGCCGCAGTTCCacaag GTGTTGCAGGCCTGCCATGAGTGTCCCAATGCAGTGGAAGTCATGATGAACTCATATGAGCGCATCAAACCCACCAACaagtggagatcatccattcctGAAGCCTCCTACAAG CAACATGAGGAATTCTATGAGTCCATGTTTGCTGTGTGCTCCAACACTCCTCGTTGTCTGATGCACCTGGCCCGGTGTGCTGTCAGGAGGGCTATGGAGAACCGCTGTCACACTGGGGTAGGgaccctccccctacctccccccaTCCAGAGATACCTGCTACTGGAACCTGAGGGGACCTTCTATTGA